The window ATAAGAATGCCAATGTGGCTGGGGATGATTTCGAAGACACACACAGTACGGATTCGGCTTTCGAGAGTGCTTCCGAAGGTGATATTAGCAGGCATTTGCCCGATGAATTTAGTCGTCTGTCGGTATTGCTGGAGAGCACCAGACTCGATGGCCAAGGAGATGATATGGCCAAGGAGATGACCATTGAGACAGCTACCATAGCATCAGAGTCCACCGAGTGTTTACTGGTGGCCCAGGAGGCAGCAGTAACACCATCCTCCACACCTACGCCCAAGGAGGACGCAACATTCCTGGCCCCCAAAGTGACCATAGCGGAGGAATGTCTGATCAAAGAGAAGGATGAGAGCAGTCCTAGTCCACGTCCGAGTCCAACGCTCACACCGCCGCCACCATCCACATCGCCGGGAGGTGCTGGCATTGGCCTCAGACGCACTGAATCCAGTTGTGCCTACCTAAATCAATCCACACGCAATCGTTCCCAGAGCTCAGACAGCCTGTCCAGTGATACTTCACTTGATGGCATTGCCAACAGTGGCATTGCCGAGAAATTGACCAAAAATGATACGCTCTCCCGCCGCCAACTGGCCGATGCCAATCTTGAGGCAGCACAACGTTCGCCCAGTGGCCTGAAGGCTCTCACTCTGTGGAACAATAACCTAACCAAAAACTGTGCCGCCAACATAGCCGAATTGCTGGAGACGACCACCTCGTTGGAGCTGCTAAATATAGGCAAAAATTGTCTATCCAATGACTTTGTCTCGATCATTAAGGATAGTCTGACCAAAAATCAAACGCTTACCACTTTGGGTCTCCAAAGTGCCCATCTTAGTGCCAAGGGCATTGAGATATTATCCTCCATTCTGACATTCGGTGGCAATAGCAAGCTCCAGCGCATCGATATCAGGGACAATAAATTGGAGGTGGAGAGTCTGAACATTATTGCCGATGTGCTCAAATCGAATAAGACGCTAACTCAGATCGATATCAATGATGAGCCCAAGCGTCTAACGGTAAGTTATAATTTAAATCAATgccaatattcaatttaatttcaaatctAAACATAAATCCCAGACATTTTCAGGTTCTAAAGTTGAATTTATCTAAAAGTCAATCTTCAATGGATAAAGCTTTATAGAAATTTCTTCATTGCAAAGACAATAACTGAGATATTAATAATAACTCAGTCTATATTTGGTACATATCGTTAATCTGTTTGTCCGTTTCGTTATCCGTTTCGATATTTTGAAAGCCAAGAAGCATCAAatactttaaatttatttttcaaaccTTTTTTAGCAggaaccaaaacaaaaatatctaatacaatttgcaatttttgatATTACACATAGATTTGAATACTTTGGCAAAgttaaacaaaacatttttaacaCAAAAAAGCTTCATGTAAACGAacctttttttaatttgtgtaaaactttttaacgctcaaaaaaccatttttatttatttacactTTGATTGTCTAATTGAGAATGCAATATTCAATTAAACTTAAAACGAGATCCAACGATAGTTAgataaaaagttaaaaagaaagaaaacaaaaattttaaatattagtTAAAGAGCTATTTTAATAAGTTTcctattttttattaaatcgatattcaaaaatttcaaataaatattaactGCGTGGCCGGATTTATGAAAATATTCCTTCTTTTTTCCAAACACAGCTAAAACTGTgtgtttaattaaaagtaCTTCTTGTTGACAAAGTTCCtcaataacaaaaaaccaaagacGTATGTGGTCATGTAGTGATgtgattttgtttaaatttagaaGATTTATTACACTTATACTTAATCTTAATAATTTAGTTTGGTATTTATCAAATGCAGTGCCAGATTGAGTCAGGTTGGGAATGTAACAactcaatatatgtatgttttcgGGATCGTAATGTAAATTGGAAAATCACTCTTCAGTGTGAAAGTAAGAACATAAATCAACATTGGTCAAAAACGATTCGAAAAATTCTAAATTCTTGGttaatctgttttttttttttactctgtATTTTGGTCAATTTCTAATTGATTTCAAAAGACTTTGTTTtaacttgaaaaaaaatcatgattttttttttatattcaaaaaatttactaCATTTTAACTTTATGAAATtaagattttttgaaatacTCTGCTGATCATGGGAATTTTTGTCGTGATTGAAAAGATAACTTGATAATTACATTGATTTACAAtacaattccaaaaaaaaattttgttttgaaagcAGTTTTACGTTTGaaaatcagttaaaatttGTCAAAGTTAAGTTTtctgaatattttaaattaaatttttatcatttacctatacatatatgtatactttacggtgataaaaaaaatatctgaATCAATATAATGCGGCACAGATCTATATTTTTGGGTCCATTTTTGATGTATAGtcaaaactttttttaacATTGATATCTAAATTATAAAGAACAATTGTATTAcagaaaatattataataaaaaaaaactagaaaaaTTCTAGAATTTTAAAGCCTTTCCCTGGGCATTTGTGCCTATTATAAATCCAGATCTAATTATAATCTGAATATGCATGATATAGCGAAAACTTTTGCCATTATCCATTGAGATTGACATTTATTTGAGCTTTCGGCCCTGCCATCTAGCCGAATAGAAAACGTATAGTTAGTTGTGTTATGTGTTCTTGAattgttaattgtttatttaGTTAGTATAATTGAattgttaattgtttatttagttagtatatacatatacttatttgaatattattttgatttttgaatACTTTTCATTTACCTAATTTgaaatcattttcatttccattctcgtgttgttactgttgttgttgcctcctgttgtctctctatctctctatcATCTTTGTTCTCTAAAGTTACCGATAGTGCCGATAGTAAATGTAATACCGCCAACACCATTGCCCCAGGAGAGCGTAAGTAGAAATCCTCCTCCTCCATAAACTCAGTTCATCGTAATCTAGATTTTTACCATAATTCTCAATAATCCGCTACTCTTCTAactgtctctctccctctctttcccTGTCGCTCGCCCGCCGCCTATGTCtttgctttggctttggctttggcttcgGCTTTGGCTTTGCCTAACAATGCTAAACTAAAACCTGACAAAGCACTTTGCCGCCTTGAACAATTGAAAAACTTGCAGAATCACCAGCTAACCTTTAATTGagcactaaaaaaaaaaacaaaagaaaatgtttatCGGTTTCCAATTTATGAACCAATTGTGTTTTCCTTCCTTTGCAGATTGGCAGCGATGCCCATTTGGATTACACACGAGTACTCGGCACTGTGCGCTCACTGTGCTCGCGAAATGAGAAAATGCAAGCCCAGGAGCTGGCGGAGAAGACGACGGCGAACGTGGGCAGCTTGAGGAACAATCGTTGTCGCGGTGGTTACTACTTGGGATCGCGGAAGATATCGCTGACCTGCCACAGCCGGCCGCTGGTTGATGCGCGAACGGGAACAGTGACCGCAACTGCAGCAGTAACCACCGCCAATCAACTGGAGGTGAAGCGTAAAGCGACGGCACAAACAGCGACAAGTTCACGCCTCCGCTCACCGGGTCCCAGTCCGCCCACGATATCGCCGTCATCCTCGCCCAATCGCAGCCGATTTCATGTGTCGCGTGTAACAGAAGTGGGTTTGCCTGGTAGTTCTTTAGCGCAGTTGCCGCCGGCCAGCAGTTGCATGTCCATACCCACCATTAGTTCACCAGGAAGCGTTGGAGGAGCAGACAGTGCTGGTGCGTTACCGACATCAAGTTCTCTGCCAGCCATGGCATCCGTTTCCTCATCCACACAGACCATCAAACGTCTCTCAGTGTCACCGCGTTCGCGTTTCCATGTCTCTCGCATCTATGAGGATCCCAAGGTTCCAGTGGGCAGTCGACAATTGCCTCCCATAACGCCACATACACCTCCCTTGGATTTGCCACCCACGCCCATGCTGAAGTCAGCTCGCAAAGCCATTCAAGCGTCTCAGAACGAGATAGAGGCATCGAAACCTCTGACCACCACCACACATGGCACCACCAATACAACCACCAGCAGTGTGGTGATTATAGAGCCACCTCTTGATGACGCACAACCGATTAATAGTACAAATGTCCAGGAGGAGTCAGAGTCCGCTGCAGGTGTTGCAAAACTATCACCGACTACGACCAACTCATCCAGTTCGAGTTCCACGTCACCCATTACCAGCAGCGATATAACCGACTCTTCATCTGCATCCTCGTTCACCTCATCATCTTCGCCCTCCTACACCGCCTCCAAGCCATGTCCTTTGGCGGTCTTTGGTGACAATGACATTACCCTGACCAAAGAATCAGCTGCTGTGGTGGCTCTCTCCATTAATCCGGAGCTAGTCGCAGCCCAACCACCACCCCCACCACCAGCATCAGTAACGCTCGAGCAGCAGCCAGCCCGTGCGAGGAAAACCTCATGGATAGCAAATCCTTCAGCTGTGGACAAATTGCTAACACTATTCAATACGGGAACAATATTTCAGCGCAGCTCCTCGCCAGAGTCAAAGGTCAACAGTCAGGCTCAAACAGCAGCTGCAGCTCAACCACCTCCACCGTTAACAGCCACAAATAACGCACAGAGTATGTTTCTATTTTAAGTCTACATGGAAAGCTTTGGCTAACAGACAACTCAAAGGGACTTCAAACTGAATTCTCATTAACAGAAAAtacttttgaatattttactCATTAGCAAATCATTTaattagattattaattagATAGAATTAAGGCAAAAGATTTTTGAGTTGAAGCACTATTTAGTGGAATCTTTTTTGCGTTGTTACTATTTAACTTATCTTAGATCTCAAGTCCTACAATTTGTAAATAATCTGCCTATGGTATTTTTCTAAAAGGGCTTCAAGAATATTGTAACTAGAGTATCTGGTAATagttaaagaaagaaattaagacAATATTAATTAGGCATAGTATTTTTTTCGAATCGTTTTCAAACTCAAGTCGGTCTAACCCAATTTCGACCACTGTTCGACTTTTCGAACAGTCTGTgttctttgtttatttaaaattccATAAATTATTTGATTATACTTAAATCAAAGGGAATGATACAGTTAATTAGTTGGATATGATAACTTTTTAGATAAAGTACTATTTTTCCCTCGCTTTTATTTCTTTGGGgtctatgtttttttttttttaagtttgaaATATTCGCATATAAACTAAAATCTTAACCCTTAAGAACTACTTTTCGAACAGTTGGTCCTGCCTTAACTAAAATagatataaattttttgaccaCAGATTAGGATATTTTAAACACTAATTAGCTTAAAAAAGTAACTTTACCTATTAGAATCAtatcatttttaattaaaaacatagttttaataaattcttCGTTCCGATTTGAGATTCCGATTTAATAAAAACTGGTTTAAAGAATCAGTGAGCTAATTTCCATACATTTTTTGGGAACGGAAAAAGATGTTTCTTCCATTTCCAAATTAATTTGGATTTTTGGTTGCCTTTTTTGACGTCTCAcaattcttttatttattaattttcgaTACCAAATCAAATTGCGCTCtaataaaactttaaatatagAATATTTTACAATAGACTAAACCTTTTGAaccataaaaattatatatatttctaaaaCCTTAAAATGTATTTCGTTGACAGATACCAATAACACAATTGCTGGAAGCGGCGGCCTTGAAAATCAAGGACAAAACCAAAATTCTTCAATATCGGTGACACGTAAAACCACACCACCCTCAATATGGAGTTGCAATACGAATTCAGCATTAAATCAAGGAGAAACGGGATCCAATGCGGCAAGCACCTCATTCCTGGAGTCAGCCTCGCGGCATGTTCGGGATTTTGGGAAACAAGTCTTTCGCCAGAATCTGTCGTTCAATAATAGTTGCGATTTAGCTGCTGCCGCAAACTCAAACACTGATGGCAATACATTGTCATCGGTGGCACCAGGCGGCACAACTTCATCGTCATCATTATCGTCGACAAGCGCTGAGATGCCAACATCGCCGGCGTTGTCACAGGAATGTAACACAGTGCATATGCCATCTAGTCTAAAGCGAGAGCTCAAAGAGAATATTTCCCCGGAGCATACAATTAATGAGGAGACATTGCATACCCTGCAGAAATTCTCACGTATGGAGGATGTGACGGTGGCAGCGGCAActacagcagcagcggcagcagcagaagaTGCCGCTGAATTGGGCGACATTGAGATTGTTATGCATAGCGAAGTGGTCGATTGTCTGCCAGTGGCCgagcaacagcaaccacaacaacaacagcagcagcagcaacaacaacaaccagaagATTTGGCAGCGCCACAAACTACGGTTTAAGATGTATTTCCTGTTGCTTGCTGCCAGGACAAAAAGGACCACAAATGTGACGTGTGCAATTGACAATGCTGTGCTCGAGCTAACCTAACAATCGATAGTTTCAAAAACCGTTTGATATATCCAAATTGCGTTAAATTAATCTATATTTTGATTAactcatttatttatttatatttttttcaacaCACTCGAACATTTTTGATATAAATTCTTTTACAATCGCAACAAAATTGCATGATGTAAAAGAAATTACGTACGgaatttaaagtcttacagtTCGATAGAAAACTAGAAATGTTTGCAGAAGAAATTCATCTTTTTAGACGTCTCAGCAAACATTTCAATTTATCGAAATGCAATTCATTTGATTTACCTATCAAAGCAAACACGGATAAtgtttgaaaagaaaaatacgaacaattatataaattattttcaagtaatttgaacaaattttcgATTTgattaaatcaattaaaaattatcaTTGGTtaccaaaatatttaaaatcaataaactcttgttaaaaaatattcaaatcgACGCATTGGAATATCGAACTATAACACGgccatatatatttgtttgtaaaACTTGTCGACGTCCTTGTCGATGGTTGATTAGCTCAGCAGCAGGATACAACAAATAATACGCAACCCACCCAGCATTCCCATGTCTCtcctttattttatatactacCCAAACCCGccttgaaaaaaagaaaacaaaaaacaagcaaaGAGAATGGGAAaaccaaacacaaaaataacaacaaagaaaaaaggaaacgaATGGGTTTCAACCCCGCCCCTCCGGCccacagcaacaaaaacaaataccaacaacaacaaaaaaaaaaaaacaagtacacaacattttttttattaacgtttttgttttatttttattattattagtatattttttctttttggttaaattcattttaagttttatatatatatatatacttatgataaatgaaaacaaacaaacaaaaaaaatatgaatatatattttaatgatAAATACGGCATATGAAATGctgcaattaaattaaaaaacaaaatccaacTGGAAACTTCTatattgtataaaaaaaaaaattataaaaaaaacacacacacgcaaaatGGTACActtaaaaaaactaaaacagaAAAGGCAAATTGTCGCTATTCTCCATTTCTTGGCAATTTGAAAAGTtgtaaacaaaacagaaaacaaagaagaaaacgaaaatgtaaaattgaaaaaaagaaatgttgtacttataatttttttttgaaatgatCAGCCAAGATACTTTATgttgaaatatgaaatactTAAGTTAATCAAAGAACATTGAAATATAAAGTGCTTAATTCTACTTTAAATTGAATGGAATAGGCAACTTTCAAATTCaggttaaatatatatatgtatatctgtatatatgatttctaatttttttttaacaacaaaattaaataattgtaGATAATTGTGAAGCTTAATTCCAATATCTAGAATATTGAGATTGGaaatattacattttaattGATTGTACAGAAAGCAAGATAGTTGCTATCtgcatttctttctttaacatctttttcaattattcaaaattgattgaaattttCAATCTTCAATTATTTACCGTATTTTCAAATTGACTTTCACTTTTACAAGTATTAAGTTATTGGTATTAGCTTCAGATTATGCCATTCAATTAAGTACTTAATTCGGAAAACATTCagatatgcatatatacagatatatatatataaagataaaGAGAAAGATACGCAAAACAGTGATTGATTGTCAATGTTTATTGCATAATTAGCCCACCAGTCAAAATAATCGTTAATTCTTTTACATttcacaaacaaacaaaaaaacaaacaaacaaacagccCAAAATATATCCAATTGATCTCATTATGTGATATTTGTCGTAGTGCCCAAAACGTTCactgtacgtacatacatacatacatagatacattgAAATGTATCTGCATCTATAACCAAAAGCTATATACACAAGTTAAGTGCATACCTTAATGGATGCGCAAGACCCGCCCGAACACCCCGCCACCCCCAAAATCCCCCAACCCTCATGCATATCTGTTATACTAACTGAATACAACTTTTCAAATTGCTCGATTTTTGGGAACATCTGATAATTTGCCacttaaacaaaataatatatatatagacatatatttcattttcatagaAAATCAAATACATTTCTCTATGGAATTCCTGTAAATATCGCGTGTGTGTACTCTATTTTACGATATAAGTTAAGTGGGGATCGTATAATCCCCGCTCCAGCAACAgcatataaacaattttacaaCTAAATCTAAACTTTgagtttttatttctttgttatgtggattttattttgttttttgttctccACCTTTTTATAATACATCTATATAAACTAATtgtaactatatatatatgtaagtagttaaaaacacaaaagtaCAGAAAAACAAGttgtttatcttttttttttctttgttttgttttctttccattcaacaatttttccaaatttttatGCAATGCTGAACACTGTAAACATTTACCTTAATATTTCATCGTACttaatttacaaaataaaaaaccaaaatgaatgtcagattttcaaatatatatatatatatatatatatgtatgtatatgtgtaaatttgtgtgtatatattttaattttttcttattttatattattcgttattttcttattttttgtttttctatgaTCCACTAAAAATTCGCCTTATAGCTAGAGGTCTACACTATTCAGCAACTATTTTTGtgaaaatttgtgtttttcaaaattatattaaatactaaaaatttattattgtgaaaaatttgcaaaatgtatgaatgtatgaaaattataaacttagtaagaaaagaaacaacacaaacaaaaaataaaaagagaaaaaaaaaacaacaaacaaacaaaaaattactaaACAATTTACtgaataaatatttgaaagttgtaatgaaataattaaatttgattttgaattggTTAAAAAGAGGGATAGAAGGATTTAATATTAGTCCTATCCTCAATATTTCAATTAGAGTCTAATCTAAGTTGTCTTGAATTGCAGTATTAAGACGCTCTTTCGTCTATTATCAAGGGCTcaacaataatttttgaaaattattaagtTCTTTCAATATGTTATccttaaaaacaatatttgCCTCGTTTTCTAATCGATTTCAAATAGAAATCGatctttaaaattgaaatataaaatgGGAACAACTTGCATCAAttgtaaaaattaatttaaaattcgATATTGTTTCTTAACGTAATGTTTCAATTtcagaattttaaaatatcgattatttttgctttaaatatttgttaatttaCATATCTTGAATGTTCTACTAAAGGACCAAACACATCtgtataaaataataatcaacTAATCGCTTAGAACGCTTTActggaaacaaatttttaaattctaaaaggttataattccattttaattttttaaatttttagaaaCCCCATTATACCATATAATTACAAGATGTTTTTTaactaaaacattttgatactgtatgtatgaaaattgtcgGAATCGGATTTGAGACCTATTCTCTCCATACAGTGCCAAATGCTACGGGGTCCTGCCACTTCAGGGCTCTGTAAAACGATATTTGATCACTCAAAGaatgaataatttttattcATGTAGCCAAAATACAGTCTGagctaaatttaatttgaaaaattctgaAAGTTCTTAAAAAATCTtaactttgccaaattttaaTCGATTTTTTAAAGCGATGTcttattttaagtcttttaaattcaattcagATTGAAACGTTTCTCACATTATTAAGTTATCTTTTAAAGTAAtacaaaaaatgccaataaGCATCAAATATTCCAAGAAACCTTAATTTCATGAAGCTACAAATTAGTCAATACTCATTTggagtatttaaaaaacacATGTCTTTCAAGTTAGAACAGTGTCTTTCAATGTGCATCAAAATCATGGGAACTGCATTATCATTATTTacagatttttaaaaaaatttgcaatctatacattataattttcttcaaaaatCGAATTGAAATGCactatttaaaaaatcaaaatttttaatatccTTTGAAAATATaggttataaattttattgagATACAAATCGGTTAGAATTCGACCAAAATATAGTCTGACAAAAAGGCAGATGAAACAAAGATGTATGcgtaaaaattctaaaaaaaagcCATCATCTCTGCAAATCCTATTTAACCGATTTTCATTCGTTTTCTTACTTTTACACTTGGAACCCCATAAACCTTTAGTTTGGATATAAATTCCTACAGACCCCGAGCTAGCTTAATCCGGCACTCTCCCTTTAATAGAAACACTTCTTAGAACCatttgttttttcgttttaattcaTTTCTCAAAAGACTTTATTAAACgttagaaaaatttaattttgcagTTTCAGGTGGAGCAATTTAAGTAATCTTTGCTTTTGTAAATGTAGGATAGTAGTTAAATGTAATGATTTGACTCATTTTCCCAGGGCTTTTTACTTATCTggtataaatttcatttttttttcacacaATATATTTAcacgaaagaaaaaattatgaatCGCTGTTTCTGCGCTGATGGACTCAAGCTGAAATATGTAGAAGGTTGGAATATAGTAAGACGCTATGTGGACCATGTCAGCAAGGATTCTCCTGAGATCAAGGTGAACAAAGGAgctaattttttaaaataaatgtattaaTGCTTTGTTTTCCTACTAGAAAGTTTTGGAGCTTAATCCTCGCGTGAAACGTCAGTGTCGCATGGTGCCCACTGCTCAGGTCAAGGAGGAACGTAAATTCTGGATGCGTGTGCGAGAGAGAGGTTTGAAGGAACGTCCTTCACTGCTTAACAATTTCGAGGACGTTAAGGAGTCCACGCTCTCGGAGAGAGCTGCCCTTAAGGAGGCAGCTCGTTGTCTTAAATGCGCTGATGCCCCTTGCCAAAAGGCTTGTCCCACCCAAATAGACATTGCCCATTTCATTGGATGCATTGCTAGTAAGAACTATTATGGAGCAGCAAAGGCTATATTCTCGGATAATCCCTTGGGGCTTACCTGTGGCATGGTTTGCCCGACTAGTGATCTCTGTCAGAGCAGTTGTAACCTCCACGCAACGGAAGAGGGACCCATTAATATAGGTGGCTTACAGCAATTTGCCACTAATGTATTTAGACGAATGGGAGTTCGTCAAGTGGTTCCTCCAGAGGCTAAGAATCTCAAGAATGCCAATAAAAAGATTGCCCTCGTTGGTGGTGGACCCACCTCGCTGTCATGTGCCACTTTCTTGGGTCGATTGGGTTACAAAGACATTACCATTTACGAGGAAAATGAATATGCTGGTGGACTGGCTGCCTTGGAGTTTCCACAATTTCGTTTGCCATTAGAGGCAGTAAATTTCGAAGTGAATCTTGTTAGACATCTGGGTGTTCAATTCAAAAATGGCATGAAGCTGGGAAGTGAAGATTTGAATGTGCAGAAATTACTGATGGAAGGTTTTGATGCTGTTTATTTGGGCATAGGTCTACCAGATCCTGTATCGTTGCCCATATTTCAGGATTTGACTGCCCAGATGGGCTACTATTCATCCAAGACGTTTCTTCCTAGAGTTTCCAGTGGCTCCAAGCTGGGTTTTTGTGCCGGCTGTAAGAAGAAAAAGTTCGTATTTGGCGGCAAGAAAGTTAAAcgatttttcaaaaatttctcATCTAATCCTTTCCTAGAATACAGTTTGAACTGCCCAAGCTAGATGGCAATGTGGTGGTTATTGGTGCAGAAGGCGGTGCCTTCGCTTGTGCTCGTTGTGCCCTGCGTTGTGGGGCCAAACGTGTGTATGTGGCGTTTCTACACGGCACATCTGACATATTTGCTACTCCCGAGCAAGTGCGTCAGGCTACCGAGAAGGAATATGTGGAACTTTTACCCTATCTAATGCCCACGAAGGTAGTGGTTCGTGATGGCAAAATAGAAGGCATGGAATTTCATCGCACCATTCAGACTGAAGAGGGCAACATTGAAATAGTAGAAGATGAGAAAATGAGTCTTCAAGTGGACTATGTGATCTCGGCTTTTGGCTCAACGGTGGCCAACAATCAACTAAAGAAAGCTCTATATCCTGTGGAAATTGATGAGCGGAGTAGGGTAAAGGT is drawn from Drosophila willistoni isolate 14030-0811.24 chromosome 2R unlocalized genomic scaffold, UCI_dwil_1.1 Seg167, whole genome shotgun sequence and contains these coding sequences:
- the LOC6644269 gene encoding serine-rich adhesin for platelets isoform X1, yielding MLHNNQVAAATTTTAAATAYGTEPTNAATATNATNNAATHFATTTAETNETVVAIVPELSAVVEEEAATTTTADVPAPPPPTATSSSPAAAAAAADENSTSSFAIQMRAQQRQKIKSYHDAKQTAVWRTDSLASNPNSTMMSTICPSDPGSTTRQPVPAVALAYPMKGIIVSSSSSLMQRKSSDSSLTASIPRRVSFPENELVTGYLEPANPWKQICQAKSIKEIEDQYVQSCRKHHTEPLKNVMENLKFLDLHQTRQNLLSLKGVQLTPNDCEAIEELFKTLQYKAIDLSECPLDESCLSALCQIIEYYEAANELDISYNREAMTKRSWDSCAYMVERSQQLQLLNAEGNPITMQGAEHLGRALRSSYLHTLKLEHCGLRGTPLVKLCTGLYHNKMLKELWMGYNDLDCVDAQHIADTLRFNHSIELIDISNNNIRDEGAQYLVQALILQSAELERRLGALRRARAIEVDDGCGSPTKEAEAASPLNAATLSPIPSVPEQDSPPKAEINKEAITEIVVLTPQSCPTKEQETLLLPTTTNTIPTPTNSPGGVLTDLDTDSNDPDDDNTEDTVRTVKNSTQNSSGGQSMLDKLLSMNSDSSGSDEAHSNISTDTLAACCSEDISEISNEIFPSEVKDLSIATTTTTTSTASASSTTATTTTETSTESGAIINSNSSSESTAPPPEETEPTIVVADVMASQAEDSPNLEKLSPNNQKQQQSSQIERNLCDITPSTEAKPVEPNETCVQNNNHNSSSNNNNANNNYNNNTIQIDAAGIPAPEESPSGCSNSSPIYEVTAEESDCINGAASNGVVSGASSRPLDVNKNANVAGDDFEDTHSTDSAFESASEGDISRHLPDEFSRLSVLLESTRLDGQGDDMAKEMTIETATIASESTECLLVAQEAAVTPSSTPTPKEDATFLAPKVTIAEECLIKEKDESSPSPRPSPTLTPPPPSTSPGGAGIGLRRTESSCAYLNQSTRNRSQSSDSLSSDTSLDGIANSGIAEKLTKNDTLSRRQLADANLEAAQRSPSGLKALTLWNNNLTKNCAANIAELLETTTSLELLNIGKNCLSNDFVSIIKDSLTKNQTLTTLGLQSAHLSAKGIEILSSILTFGGNSKLQRIDIRDNKLEVESLNIIADVLKSNKTLTQIDINDEPKRLTLPIVPIVNVIPPTPLPQESIGSDAHLDYTRVLGTVRSLCSRNEKMQAQELAEKTTANVGSLRNNRCRGGYYLGSRKISLTCHSRPLVDARTGTVTATAAVTTANQLEVKRKATAQTATSSRLRSPGPSPPTISPSSSPNRSRFHVSRVTEVGLPGSSLAQLPPASSCMSIPTISSPGSVGGADSAGALPTSSSLPAMASVSSSTQTIKRLSVSPRSRFHVSRIYEDPKVPVGSRQLPPITPHTPPLDLPPTPMLKSARKAIQASQNEIEASKPLTTTTHGTTNTTTSSVVIIEPPLDDAQPINSTNVQEESESAAGVAKLSPTTTNSSSSSSTSPITSSDITDSSSASSFTSSSSPSYTASKPCPLAVFGDNDITLTKESAAVVALSINPELVAAQPPPPPPASVTLEQQPARARKTSWIANPSAVDKLLTLFNTGTIFQRSSSPESKVNSQAQTAAAAQPPPPLTATNNAQNTNNTIAGSGGLENQGQNQNSSISVTRKTTPPSIWSCNTNSALNQGETGSNAASTSFLESASRHVRDFGKQVFRQNLSFNNSCDLAAAANSNTDGNTLSSVAPGGTTSSSSLSSTSAEMPTSPALSQECNTVHMPSSLKRELKENISPEHTINEETLHTLQKFSRMEDVTVAAATTAAAAAAEDAAELGDIEIVMHSEVVDCLPVAEQQQPQQQQQQQQQQQPEDLAAPQTTV